The Antennarius striatus isolate MH-2024 chromosome 8, ASM4005453v1, whole genome shotgun sequence nucleotide sequence cccttttctttttttgtccctGTGTCTTCTGGACTTCATTTCAGAGAGAGCACTCTcatccatcctcctgtctgtctgctttgtCTGCTTTTATATAATACAGTAGATATAGTGaattgatgaagaggaggaaacgcAGAATGACAGCATATTAATCACAGATGGTTAATTTATAGCATGTGGACTCCTCCTTGTTAATGGTGGCTCTTTAGTCGTTGCAGCACGTCTGAatgggatgctgctgctgttataTTTATGAGGATGTgatgctgagaagatcactgatAGGCACATAATTCAACATTTGTTGGATTgagcttttaaaaaattttctgCTCGTCCTGCTAACGtacttttttcaaaaatttctgTTAATGTTAAAGATGCATGAATTATTGGGAACAAATTCAATAGAATCACAAACACGTGCAGACaattatatttaacatatttaactcTGGCTCGTAAAAAAAGTTATATCCTAGGGAAAacgtcaaaaaaaaacaaaaaaagaatgtcagTGAATATTCATGACCGTTGAAGCTGCAGTTCCTAGCTGGGAAATAATCGGACTGTTTGAGTGCAGGAGTGACGCCTCACACCAACTCACTGGTTGAATATTTAATAACCTAATCAATAATCCTGAAAATATGGGCCCAGACTGAATCGTTAAAGAAAAAACTAGACAGCACCAGAGATCCCAAACAGTCCTCCAGGACAGAAGTGTCACGATTGTTTGAccctgttaccatgacaaccattACATACAGGTGCCAATCCAGTTTGtttctgacatgttttcatctactcgagcgccccctgctggctcaACGCGGTTACTTCTTCCAATGGTCGAAGTTTGGGTttgaatctttatttatttaccaatAGCTGATGTTAAGAATTTAGTATAATAAGACGTTTTCTTTTATGTGATGTTGTCATTCAAACACTCCACACGCAAAGGCCGTGCAGGATGAATAAATGTCTTTATTGGAAAGATATTGATTGACAATTGATTTGAAGTCATGCTACCAAATAGAGGAAAGTGTGTTGAAATATAAACACGTTAAGCAGATGAAGAATAGGTGAccgatgtgtgtgagtgtgtgtgtgtgtgtgtgtgtgtgtgtgcctgtgcgtgtgtgtgttcgcaaAGGCCGGATCTACGCTGTCGGAAAGGTCGTGACGAGGTCATGTCCCTCCACCGGTCTCATCCTGGCGCGTGCGTGGGTCTCGCAGTACAGCTGTCCCTCCACGAAGAAGTAGCCCTTCTGTTTGAGGCTGACGTCACAGTCGGAGCACACGAAGCAGTCGGGATGACGGAATTTGTCTCGCGCCTTCACCACCGTCCCACTGTGGCACAGAAGTGATGACAATTAGTGAGTAAAGACTTTATAAAAATAAGAGGATTATTCTCACAATTATATTATATGTTTATCAAAAAACCTTTtctttgattgatttatttttttaatttttacaatttttttttaaagattgtcaatattttatattaaaatattgtttaaatatatatatatatatatatatatatatatatatatatatatatatatatatatatatatatataaaacaaaactctcactgaagtattttaaaaacaagtaagataattattgatttaatttttaaaaaatgtattcagttaattattatttttctttccagatgttattacaacagatttcatcAGCTTTGTAACATCAACAAcgacatccgaaaagaaaaaattgggttgatgggtagaagccattggcttctaaaaataataaacaacatcTCTCTCCTTGCAACACattatcaaccaaattcatacattgaatGTCAAATTTAGATTATTgtcataacatcttgcatgtattgactactaaaaatgaaatcagttcattctttcccttttttaaaTGCCCCATTTATTAAATACATCTTATTTGAGCTCccattataataaatattaatcaattttctgttgttgatgttgtctctgtcttgtctttgtgtCGCTTCATTAAAGCTCTGAACACTTACACAATCCCGTTCCCACACTTGTCGCAGACGGGCAGCTTCTGCAGGTTTCCTGTGGGCGGATGCGGTTTGTTGGTGGGAGCTTTTACTGTCCTGGTCCCGATGGGACGAGTGCCTGCCCACACGGGAGAGAGATTCCACTCAACACAACAACCCACCGCACGTCAGCGTGACCGGAGCACAAAGATCACATGAAAACACTCACACGTCTCTGACCCTCTAAACCTCCTCGTGGGTTTGATGATCTCTAAGtgagtgcattttttttttaaaaagcagttgttgtgttctatttttgttttctctgatcATAAAGGACAGATATTACTGGAGTTACTTTATCTCAGCTGTAATGTAAATTTATTGTCAACAATTCAAATAACTTTGGATTTTTTCCAACTAAAATGTTCCTAATTTGTGTATTTAAGGTAAATAAAGGTCACTTCAGGGAGAGCTGCCTGTCAACCAACGCTGTTGCTGCAGCGTTTAATCACACAGCTCTAAATGCAACCATGTGCCCGATGTGTAATCGCTGCAGAATGTAGcacattaaaattcaattaTCCAATAGTGcaataactaaaaaaacaaaacaaaacaagcacgacaggaaaaaggaaaatgtcaaTATTCAGAGACATTCACCGTCGCTGTCGATAAATTCCTGCAGCGCTTTGAAGGAGCCGGACTGGCGAGGAGCTTGAGGTTCCTCCTGGTCTTTCTGCAACATCTGGTAGACGTCAGAATCCTCAATGCTCTTCAGAGTCCTGGGGCTGAgtggtgtgtgttcagacacacacacacacacacacacacacacacacacacacacacacacagacacgcacaaccaaacacacaacagcataTCCAGTCAGGATataaacacaacaggagcatTATTTATCCAATCTGCTCTTTGATTCCATCCCAACTGAATCTACATATTtgatttttccatttaaagCACAATATTGAGCTGCGGTTGTTCAAACTCTGGTTCCTGTTggctctaccccccccccccctccctgtatCAGATAGCCTGATAGCCACGACCGAAGGCTAACATGCTGGACATACTGCACATGCATCCATGCCTGTATTAAGCCCCCGGACTCCACCTGATACCGCCGCATAAACCAAACAAACCCAGTCCCAGGGGCAACTCATGAACAGCAGCAAATGTAAAGCAGAGAGAAATCATGGAGGCAAAGAACCTTAAGTAGACTTATGAAGCGTTATAACCACGACACATCCAGAAAGAGTGGAAACCGACTGCTTTTCATAGATCTTTTTATTGGTTGGAAATAATGTTTGGCCCAAGggagctgctgtgtttgtgtgtgtgtgtgtgtgtgtgtttatcgtGTGTTAAACTATTAGAAATAAAGATCAGCTGTTTTCAGAGTTTATTTAAGGCAAACGAAgcatgaaatgtaatttttctttatcCTTCTCATCCAAAAACCCTCCTGAAGCCCAGCTGCGAGGCTGTTCTATAAATAACAACGTGATAAATAGCGACTGCCGATCCACTCGTATCAATAGCAGATCCACAGGAACATGACGAAAATGCGATGTCACGATTCCAGACACGCACAGCTGAGGATTGTTTGTCCGACTGACAAACCAACATAATCAAAAGTTGATCTGTGTGGCTATTCCCAGAGCGACTAACGATATAATCGGTGCGTTTGGACTCCCATGCTGTTAGCTGGTGCAGCTCTTTGAGCGTGACTGTCGTATTAAAGCTGCGGACAGAGTGAGAAGCATCACCTCACAGGCTTCTGGTGAACCAGGCCTCGGATCTGACCCTCCATGGCGTCCTGGATGTTGCCGGAGGAGTAGAGGCCTATGGGTGTGTTATAGGACGCGCTGACCACCTGATGCGTGTCGTCGATGTTCGCCGCCGCGATGAACGGCTGAGCTTTCCGATTGTGAGCTACGCCGATGTGTTTGTACTCCTGCGAGGGGGAGACGATTTAAAGCGATCGGGTGACTTAAAAAACGAGCGCAACTTGAAGAAACGTGATTCTTACCGACCTGTGGTTCTGCTTCCAGGTTGATTTTGTACGGGTGAGCTCGACCTTCCTCCACGACACGCGGCGACCACAGTTTTGAC carries:
- the LOC137600531 gene encoding PDZ and LIM domain protein 3-like, coding for MPNNVVLDGPAPWGFRLTGGKDFSQPLTISRITPGSKASIANLCPGDVILAIEGVPATSMLHCEAQNKIKEATYKLCLTVQRNESKLWSPRVVEEGRAHPYKINLEAEPQEYKHIGVAHNRKAQPFIAAANIDDTHQVVSASYNTPIGLYSSGNIQDAMEGQIRGLVHQKPVSPRTLKSIEDSDVYQMLQKDQEEPQAPRQSGSFKALQEFIDSDGTRPIGTRTVKAPTNKPHPPTGNLQKLPVCDKCGNGIVGTVVKARDKFRHPDCFVCSDCDVSLKQKGYFFVEGQLYCETHARARMRPVEGHDLVTTFPTA